CTCGGCGACGGCGCCGGTGGCCAGACCCGTCAGGTCCAGCGCGTGCACCGAGTAGCTGCTGAGCGTGCCGTCCTCGAGCGGGTTGGTGGCCCAGCCGATCTTGGCGAGGTTGCGTTTGGTGAAGTCGGCGGTGTCGACGATGATGACGCCGCCCTTGGGCAGGTCACGGAGGTTCGCCTTGAGCGCCGCCGGGTTCATGGCGACGAGGACGTCCGGGACGTCGCCCGGGGTGACGATATCGAAGTCCGCGAAGTGCAGCTGGAAGCTGCTGACGCCCGGCAGGGTGCCCTGCGGGGCGCGGATCTCGGCGGGAAAGTTGGGGAGGGTGGCGATGTCGTTGCCGAAAATCGCGGTTTCCGCCGTGAAGCGGTCACCGGTCAGCTGCATACCATCGCCCGAGTCGCCTGCGAAGCGGATCACAACTCGCTGCAGGGGCAGTCGATCAGGCACGTGTTACCTCGGTCTAGTGGGCGTACGGACCCATTCTAGGCCCACGCCCCGAGAGGCCCTCAGCCCTCCAGCAGCGCGACCACGTCGTCCGGCGTGAGCTGCGCGGTCGTGTCGCTGCCGCCGCCGAGCACCGCGTCGAAGAGCTGGCGCTTGCGGTCCTGCAACGCCACGACCTTCTCCTCGATGGTGTCGGAGGCGACCAGCCGGTAGACGTTGACCGGCTTGTCCTGGCCGATCCGGTGAGTCCGGTCGATGGCCTGCAGCTCGGCGGCCGGATTCCACCACGGATCGAGGATGAAGACGTAGTCGGCCTCCGTCAGGGTCAGGCCGAACCCGCCCGCCTTGAGGCTGATGAGGAAGACCGGTGCGTCGCCCTCCTTGAAGGCCGCGATCTGCGCCTGCCGGTCGCGGGTGCGCCCGTCGAGGTACTCGTACCCGATCGACTCCGCCGTCAGCCTGTGCCGGACCAGCGTCAGGAAGCCGGTGAACTGCGAGAACACCAGGGCCCGGTGCCCCTCCGCGGCCACCTGGGTGACGAGATCCGCCAACAGGTCGATCTTCGCGGACGCCTCCGGAAACTCGTCGTTGACCAGCGCGGGGGAGAGGGACAGCTGCCGCAGCAACGTCAGAGAGCGCAGGATCGTGATCCGGTTGCGGGCGAAGTCGCCCAACAGGCCGAGGACCTTCTGCCGCTCGCGGGCCAGGAAACGGTCGTACAGCTTCCGGTGCGCCGGAGCCAGCTCGACCGGGATCACCTGCTCGATCTTGTCCGGCAGCTCCGCGGCGACGTCGGCCTTGGTGCGTCGCAGGATCAGCGGTCGGATCTTGCGGTGGAGGCTTTCGAGCGCGGCCGTGTCGCCGGACTCGATGGGCCGCCGGAACCGGGTGGTGAAGGCCCGCTGCTCGGGGAACAGGCCGGGCGCTGTGATGGCGAGCAGCGCCCACAGCTCCATCAGGTTGTTCTCGAGCGGGGTGCCGGTCAGGGCGATCCTGACGGGGGCCCGCAACGCCCGGACGGCCTGGTTCGCCTTCGACGCGTGGTTCTTCACGAACTGGGCCTCGTCCAGCAGCACCATCGACCAGTCGAGATCCTGGTAGGCCTCCGCCTCGAGCCGCAGCAGGGTGTACGACGTGACGACGATCTGTGCCCCGGCGACGAAGTCGGCCAGCTCCCCGCGCCTCGTGGCCCGGGTTCCGGGGACGACGGCGACCGTCAGGTCGGGCGTGAACCGGGCGGCCTCCGCTGCCCAGGTGCCGAGCACCGAGGTGGGGGCGACGACGAGGACGGGGGCGTCCAGCTCGCCGGCCTCGTGGGCGACCTGCACCGCAGCCAGCGCCTGCAGCGTCTTGCCGAGGCCCATCTCGTCGGCGAGGATGCCGCCGATGCCGGTGCGGCGCAGGAACGTGATCCAGTCCACGCCGACCCCCTGATAGCCGCGCAGCTCGGCCCGCAGGCCCGCGGGCGTGCCGACCGGGGTCAGATCGGTCTGGTCCAGGAGCCCGGCCACGGAGGACCGCCAGGCGTCCGCCTGATGGCGGACGACACCCAGCTCGGCCAGTTCCTCCCAGAATCCCGCATGCTCCGGGCGGAGACGGAACTCGCCCGCGTCGCCGTCGACGAGGTCGCGCGCCTCGTCGAGCAGGCGCCGCAGCGCGTCGAACTGTTCGCCGTCGAGGGGGAACCAGGTGCCGGAGTCGAGGAGCAGGTGATCGTCGCCGGCGGCCAGCGCCGTCAGCAGCAGCCCGAGGGGGACCCGTTCGGTGCCCACGAAGATCTCCACGCGCAGGTCGAACCAGTCGCCCTTCGGTGCGTCGTCGATGCTGAGCGAGATCTCGGGGGCGTCGTCGGCGCGACGGATGTCCGGTGGCTCGTGATCGAAGACGACCTCCACCTCCTCGCTGGCACGCAGCTCGGGAAGGAGCTCGGAGAGGAAGTGGAGCAGGTCGTTGCCCGTGAGCCGCGACTCCTGGTCCAGCCAGGGGCCCTGCGGTAGGTCGCGCAGCAGCGCCGCCTCGCCGACGGTGTCCCTGGCCAGTCCTCCGGCAGCGGGATCGCGGGGGACGTCGACGATGCGGCTCCCGACCCGGTACCGGAATCCCCAGCCGACGGCGACGGCGCCGTCACCGAAGTCGACGCGGCACAGCAGCCGCGGCGCCGACGGCTCCGGCAGGTCCAGGTCGGGATCGGCGACGACGTGGGTGCGGCGGCGCAGCTGCGGCAGGTATCCCTCCGCGAACTCCGCCCGCTCCGACTCGGGGATGGTCACCTGGCCGTGCGTGAACAGGGTCTGCTCGGCAGGACGCAGTGGCCGGGTGAGGGGAGCGACCCAGAGCCGGTCGTCGACGGTGAAACTGACGCCGTGCGCGGGGCGGCCCAGCAGACCCCGGCCGGGCACCCGGATGGCCTCTCCGCGCCACAGGAAGACGGGGGTCACCTCGAGGTGTCCGTTGCCGGGCGCGATCTCCACCGTCGGCTCGAGCCGCTCCATCGAGAGCTCGGGGGTGGGCAGTTCGCGGCCGGAGGCCGTGGTCCCCGCCACCAGTTCCACCCCGGCCGCGACCGCCCCGGCCAGCGCGTCCCACGCGCTGGGCAGGAGTTCATCGAACGAGATGACGGCGGCGCGGTGGCCGGAGGGAATCGTGCGACTGCGGGCCTCCAGCAACCGGTCGAGGGCGTCCTTGTGGCGCGGGGCGAGCGGTGTGCGCTGCAGATCGTCCCAGCTCGAGCCCGACCGGACCCAGTTGCCGCGGACCCCCTTCTGCACAGGGCGGAGCGTGAGGGCGGCGCCCTCCTCGGACAGCATCAGGCCCAGCTCGCGACCCTCCGTGGGGCGGCCGGGTTCGCGGAAGTTGCCGAGCAGTTGCCGCCAGCCCTGGGCCGGGCCCCCCGGATGCCGGAGCCGCAGGATGAGCGCGACGGCGTGCTTGCAGTTGGTGCGCATCGGGCAGCTGCAGGAGGCGTTGAATGTGCCGTCGAGCATGGAGACGGCGGTCTGGTAGGTGCGGTAGCTGCTGCCGCGGACGGGGGCGCTGGCCAGGGGCCCGGCCGAACTGACGTCTCCGACGCGTCCGAGCGCGGCCACCTGCCTTCCCCGGGCGACGGTGGCCGCTCCGAAGTGCCGCATCAGGGCGGCGTCGTCGAAGTCGGCGATCCAGGTGGGGGAAGAGGTCATGGTGTGCGGATTCTACGTGGTCCGGCCACCAGGGCCGTAGCCGCGCTCCCCGCCGCGGTCCGCGTAGACTGCGCGCATGCTCTCGGCGCGTGACTGGTTCGGCGACGGGTCGGTCTTCGTGGTGGACGTCCCGCTCGCCTGTTGTGCCCTCGAGACGCAGGCGGCCGCCGGAGGCCGAACCGCCGTCGACATCGCCGATCTTCCGGCCCACGCCGACCTTGTCGTCACGCTGTCTGGCACCCTCACGCAGGCCATCGTCCCCGCAGTCCGGCACACCCTCGATCAGTTGCCGACCCGGCGCACCGTCGTCGCGTTCGGCGCCTGTGCCGCCGCCGGCGGCCCGTACTGGGACGCGTATCCCGTGCTGCCCGGCGCGGACGGGATCGTCGAGGTCGACCACTACATCGCGGGCTGCCCGCCGCCGCCATCGGCGCTCGAGGACTATCTGACCGCCCACCGCGCCGGGGGAGACACCCGATGAGCGCCACGCGGGTCGCGCTCGCCGACTGGCACGCCGAGGTGGAGGCCGCGCGGGCGGCCGGAGCCACCTTCCTCGCCGACCTGGCCGCCGTCGACGAGGTGGGGGTCTCCGACCACATCCGCGTCGTCATCAGCCTCCTCGATCCCGACTCGGGCGCGCGCGCCGAGTTGGAGACGCTGGTCGACCGTGACGGCGGCGAGATCGCCGACGTCTCCGACCTGTTCCCGGGGGCCGCATGGCTGCAGCGGCAGATCCACGACCTGTTCGCGATCGGGATCGCGGACGGCGACAACCGGCCGTTGATCATCCACGGCCCGCCGGGCGTCCTCCGCAAGGACGTGCTGCTCGCCCCTCGGCAGGAGACCCGCTGGCCGGGCGCCCTCGAGCCGGGCGAATCAGATGCCTCGCCTAGCCGTCGCAAGCTCGTGCCGCCCGGGGTCCCCGATCCGGCCGTCGTCGCCGACCCGGCCTCCACGCCTGCCGACATCGCCCTGTCCGCCACCGGCACCCGCGTCAGGGGGCGGCGATGATCCACGGCTCCATCCACCTCATCGAGGACCTCTGCACCTCCTGCATGATCTGCGCCCGCGAGTGCCCCACCTGGTGCATCACGCTCACGTCGCACCAGGAGCAGA
The DNA window shown above is from Tessaracoccus defluvii and carries:
- a CDS encoding NADH-quinone oxidoreductase subunit B family protein is translated as MLSARDWFGDGSVFVVDVPLACCALETQAAAGGRTAVDIADLPAHADLVVTLSGTLTQAIVPAVRHTLDQLPTRRTVVAFGACAAAGGPYWDAYPVLPGADGIVEVDHYIAGCPPPPSALEDYLTAHRAGGDTR
- a CDS encoding NADH-quinone oxidoreductase subunit C, coding for MSATRVALADWHAEVEAARAAGATFLADLAAVDEVGVSDHIRVVISLLDPDSGARAELETLVDRDGGEIADVSDLFPGAAWLQRQIHDLFAIGIADGDNRPLIIHGPPGVLRKDVLLAPRQETRWPGALEPGESDASPSRRKLVPPGVPDPAVVADPASTPADIALSATGTRVRGRR
- a CDS encoding DEAD/DEAH box helicase; the protein is MTSSPTWIADFDDAALMRHFGAATVARGRQVAALGRVGDVSSAGPLASAPVRGSSYRTYQTAVSMLDGTFNASCSCPMRTNCKHAVALILRLRHPGGPAQGWRQLLGNFREPGRPTEGRELGLMLSEEGAALTLRPVQKGVRGNWVRSGSSWDDLQRTPLAPRHKDALDRLLEARSRTIPSGHRAAVISFDELLPSAWDALAGAVAAGVELVAGTTASGRELPTPELSMERLEPTVEIAPGNGHLEVTPVFLWRGEAIRVPGRGLLGRPAHGVSFTVDDRLWVAPLTRPLRPAEQTLFTHGQVTIPESERAEFAEGYLPQLRRRTHVVADPDLDLPEPSAPRLLCRVDFGDGAVAVGWGFRYRVGSRIVDVPRDPAAGGLARDTVGEAALLRDLPQGPWLDQESRLTGNDLLHFLSELLPELRASEEVEVVFDHEPPDIRRADDAPEISLSIDDAPKGDWFDLRVEIFVGTERVPLGLLLTALAAGDDHLLLDSGTWFPLDGEQFDALRRLLDEARDLVDGDAGEFRLRPEHAGFWEELAELGVVRHQADAWRSSVAGLLDQTDLTPVGTPAGLRAELRGYQGVGVDWITFLRRTGIGGILADEMGLGKTLQALAAVQVAHEAGELDAPVLVVAPTSVLGTWAAEAARFTPDLTVAVVPGTRATRRGELADFVAGAQIVVTSYTLLRLEAEAYQDLDWSMVLLDEAQFVKNHASKANQAVRALRAPVRIALTGTPLENNLMELWALLAITAPGLFPEQRAFTTRFRRPIESGDTAALESLHRKIRPLILRRTKADVAAELPDKIEQVIPVELAPAHRKLYDRFLARERQKVLGLLGDFARNRITILRSLTLLRQLSLSPALVNDEFPEASAKIDLLADLVTQVAAEGHRALVFSQFTGFLTLVRHRLTAESIGYEYLDGRTRDRQAQIAAFKEGDAPVFLISLKAGGFGLTLTEADYVFILDPWWNPAAELQAIDRTHRIGQDKPVNVYRLVASDTIEEKVVALQDRKRQLFDAVLGGGSDTTAQLTPDDVVALLEG